Proteins encoded by one window of Ovis canadensis isolate MfBH-ARS-UI-01 breed Bighorn chromosome 14, ARS-UI_OviCan_v2, whole genome shotgun sequence:
- the RIPOR1 gene encoding rho family-interacting cell polarization regulator 1 isoform X5, translating to MVRAYSTGSPGSREARDSLAEATRGHREYTESMCLLESELEAQLGEFHLRMKGLAGFARLCVGDQYEIYMKYGRQRWKLRGRIESSGKQVWDSEETVFLPLLTEFLSIKVTELKGLANHVVVGSVSCETKDLFAALPQVVAVDINDLGTIKLSLEVTWSPFDKDDQPSAASTVNKSSTVTKRFSTYSQSPPDTPSLREQAFYNMLRRQEELENGTAWSLSSESSDDSSSPQLSGTARHSSAPRPLVQQPEPLPIQVAFRRAETSTSGPMDEEGAVAPALANGHAPYSRTLSHISEASVDAALAEASVEAADLESLVRGPSPPACPDPTHGEHPAPVPPALDAGSSATSPTLSTTGPAPSAHLGSANKTINSSSPELPTQTTTGSTSSAISPTHSAPSLTHSTTASTHKTVVSVLTATGPTPSTTGPVQTTTSPTHKPVLSPPTPAAPTPNTTDPVQTTASLSHTVTNLTQTVTSATNKPMVSTLITAVPTASATGSVQTTTSPTHTTTSPTHTTTSPTHTTTSPAHTAASPTHTTASPTHTTTSPTHTTASPTYTTTGPTHTTASPTYTTTGPTHTTASPTYTTTGPTHTTASPTYTTTGPTHTTATTTPKAKMSTNTTTANAKDPVQTTSSPTHSVTSPTLITVSPSTFLDFAKLSSPSANTDPPHLGTDPLSGSYLASTPCTQADPISPSTSHPSPACSSWEHLTSPSPDPPEAICQSPSLLPSPLAPVPQHPDPKVARAAPAPVPGAAGGAGDRRLEEALGALMAALDDCRGQFPELQGLEQEVTRLESLLMQRQGLTRSRASSLSITVEHALESFSFLNEDEDEDDDSPGDRPPNSLAPGAEDSLDSPSARPLSTECPALDAALVQHLYHCSRLLLKLGTFGPLRCQEAWALERLLREARVFEAVCELSRRWEMPATSAQEVVQFSASRPGFLTFWDQCTEGLSPFICPVERVLLTFCNQYSARLSLRQTGLAEAVCVKFLEDALGQKLPRSQAGPEEQLTIFQFWSYVEALDCSSMEAYVTETAEEVLLVRNLNSDDQAIVLKALRLAPEGRLQRDGLRALSSLLVHGNNKVMAAVSTQLRSLSLGPAFRERALLCFLDQLEDEDVQTRVAGCLALGCIKAPEGIEPLVYLCQTDTEAVREAARQSLQQCGEEGQSAHRRLEESLDALPRIFGPGSMASTAF from the exons ATGGTCCGTGCCTACAGCACTGGCTCCCCGGGGAGCCGCGAAGCCCGGGACAGCCtggctgaggctactcgagggcATCGCGAGTACACAGAG AGCATGTGTCTGCTGGAGAGCGAGCTGGAAGCACAGCTGGGCGAGTTCCACCTCCGGATGAAAG GGCTGGCCGGCTTCGCCAGGCTGTGTGTTGGTGACCAGTATGAG ATCTATATGAAATATGGGCGTCAGCGCTGGAAACTACGGGGCCGCATAGAGAGTAGTGGAAAGCAAGTGTGGGACAGCGAGGAAACCGTCTTTCTGCCTCTGCTCACGGAATTCCTGTCCatcaag GTGACAGAACTGAAGGGCCTGGCCAACCATGTGGTTGTAGGAAGCGTCTCCTGTGAGACCAAGGACCTGTTTGCTGCCTTGCCCCAGGTTGTAGCAGTGGACATTAATGACCTCGGCACCATCAAGCTCAGCTTGGAAGTGACATGGAG TCCCTTTGACAAGGACGACCAGCCCTCAGCTGCTTCTACTGTCAACAAGTCCTCTACAGTCACCAAGCGCTTCTCCACCTATAGCCAGAGCCCACCAGACACACCCTCGCTTCGGGAACAGGCCTTTTAT aATATGCTGAGGCGGCAGGAGGAGCTGGAGAATGGGACAGCATGGTCCCTGTCATCTGAATCTTCTGATGACTCATCCAGCCCACAGCTCTCAGGCACTGCCCGCCACTCCTCAGCCCCCAGGCCCCTCGTACAGCAGCCTGAGCCTCTGCCCATCCAAGTTGCCTTCCGTAGGGCTGAGACCTCCACTTCTGGGCCCATGGATGAGGAGGGGGCTGTAGCCCCAGCCCTGGCCAATGGGCATGCCCCCTACAGCCGGACTCTGAGCCATATCAGTGAGGCCAGTGTGGACGCTGCCCTGGCTGAGGCTTCAGTGGAGGCTGCAGACCTAGAAAGTCTAGTCCGGGGACCTAGCCCACCTGCGTGCCCAGATCCCACCCATGGGGAGCACCCTGCTCCTGTCCCTCCTGCCCTGGATGCTGGCTCTTCTGCCACAAGCCCCACTCTCAGTACAACAGGCCCTGCCCCATCTGCTCACCTAGGCTCGGCTAACAAGACCATAAATTCTAGCTCTCCTGAACTGCCCACCCAGACCACTACAGGCTCCACCTCTAGTGCCATAAGCCCTACCCATAGTGCTCCAAGCCTCACTCACTCTACCACAGCTTCTACCCACAAGACCGTGGTCTCTGTCCTCACTGCCACAGGTCCTACCCCCAGTACCACAGGGCCAGTCCAGACCACCACAAGTCCCACCCACAAACCAGTGCTTTCTCCCCCGACTCCTGCAGCTCCTACCCCCAATACTACAGACCCAGTCCAGACCACCGCAAGCCTCAGCCACACTGTCACAAACTTGACACAGACTGTCACAAGCGCTACCAACAAGCCCATGGTCTCTACTCTCATTACCGCAGTCCCTACAGCCAGTGCCACAGGTTCAGTGCAGACTACCACTAGCCCCACCCACACCACCACAAGCCCCACCCACACCACTACAAGCCCCACCCATACCACCACAAGCCCAGCCCACACTGCTGCAAGCCCCACCCATACTACTGCAAGCCCCACCCACACCACCACAAGCCCCACCCATACTACTGCAAGCCCCACCTATACCACCACAGGCCCTACCCACACTACTGCAAGCCCCACCTACACCACCACAGGCCCCACCCACACTACTGCCAGCCCCACCTACACCACCACAGGCCCCACCCACACTACTGCCAGCCCCACCTACACCACCACAGGCCCCACCCACACTACTGCAACCACTACTCCGAAAGCCAAGATGTCAACTAACACCACTACAGCCAATGCTAAGGACCCAGTCCAGACCACCAGTAGTCCCACTCATTCTGTCACAAGCCCCACTCTTATAACTGTAAGCCCCTCCACTTTTCTAGACTTTGCCAAGCTCTCCAGCCCCTCTGCAAATACAGACCCTCCCCACCTAGGCACTGACCCCCTGTCTGGTAGTTACCTAGCCTCCACTCCTTGCACTCAGGCAGACCCCATATCCCCCAGCACCTCCCATCCAAGTCCTGCTTGTTCCAGTTGGGAGCACCTCACAAGCCCTTCCCCAGACCCCCCAGAAGCCATCTGTCAGAGCCCAAGTCTCCTTCCCTCACCCCTAGCCCCTGTGCCCCAGCATCCAGACCCTAAAGTGGCCAGGGCTGCTCCTGCCCCAGTTCCAGGGGCAGCTGGAGGGGCTGGGGACAGGAGGCTGGAAGAGGCTCTGGGGGCCCTGATGGCTGCCCTGGATGACTGTCGTGGCCAGTTTCCCGAGCTGCAGGGTCTGGAGCAGGAGGTGACCCGGCTGGAGAGTCTGCTTATG CAGAGACAAGGCCTGACTCGGAGCCGGGCCTCCAGTCTCAGCATCACTGTGGAGCACGCCCTAgagagcttcagcttcctcaatGAGGATGAAGATGAAGACGATGACAGTCCTGGGGACAG GCCCCCAAACAGCCTAGCACCTGGGGCTGAGGACAGCCTCGACTCGCCCAGTGCCCGACCCCTCAGCACAGAGTGTCCAGCTCTGGATGCTGCCTTGGTTCAGCACCTGTATCACTGCAGCCGCCTCCTGCTG AAACTGGGCACATTTGGGCCCCTGCGCTGCCAGGAGGCATGGGCCCTGGAGCGGCTACTGCGGGAGGCCCGAGTGTTCGAAGCAGTATGCGAGCTCAGCAGGCGATGGGAAATGCCTGCCACCTCTGCCCAGGAAG TGGTGCAGTTCTCGGCCTCTCGGCCCGGCTTCCTGACCTTCTGGGACCAATGCACAGAGGGACTCAGCCCTTTCATCTGCCCTGTGGAGCGGGTTCTCCTCACCTTCTGCAATCAGTACAGCGCCCGTCTCTCCCTGCGCCAGACAGGCTTAGCCGAGGCCG TGTGCGTCAAGTTCCTGGAGGATGCCCTGGGCCAGAAGCTGCCCCGGAGCCAGGCAGGCCCTGAAGAGCAGCTCACCATCTTCCAGTTCTGGAGTTACGTCGAAGCCTTGGACTGCTCTTCCATGGAGGCCTATGTAACCGAGACAGCTGAGGAGG TGTTACTGGTGCGGAATCTGAACTCGGATGACCAGGCTATTGTGCTGAAGGCCCTGAGGTTGGCACCTGAGGGGCGGCTCCAAAGGGACGGGCTCCGGGCCCTCAGCTCTCTGCTTGTCCATGGGAACAACAAGGTCATGGCTGCTGTCAGCACTCAGCTCCGGAGCCTTTCGCTGGGGCCTGCCTTCAGGGAAAGG GCCCTGCTGTGCTTCCTGGACCAGCTGGAGGATGAGGATGTGCAGACCAGAGTGGCCGGCTGCCTGGCTCTGGGCTGCATCAAG GCTCCAGAAGGCATTGAGCCCTTGGTGTACCTCTGCCAGACGGACACAGAAGCCGTTAGGGAAGCAGCTCGGCAGAGCCTGCAGCAGTGTG GAGAAGAGGGACAGTCTGCCCACCGAAGGCTGGAGGAGTCACTGGATGCCCTGCCCCGCATCTTTGGGCCCGGCAGCATGGCCAGCACGGCATTCTAA